A genomic stretch from Lathyrus oleraceus cultivar Zhongwan6 chromosome 2, CAAS_Psat_ZW6_1.0, whole genome shotgun sequence includes:
- the LOC127119909 gene encoding abscisic acid 8'-hydroxylase CYP707A2, translating to MELSIMLCFFSSILFIVLFRIFIKPLVSKRQHLPLPPGSMGWPYIGETFQLYSQDPSVFFASKIKRYGSMFKSHILGCPCVMISSPEAAKFVLNKAQLFKPTFPASKERMLGKQAIFFHQGEYHANLRRLVLRTFMPEAIKNIVPDIESIAEDSLKSMEGRSITTFLEMKTFTFNVALLSIFGKDEIHYRERLKQCYYTLEKGYNSMPINLPGTLFHKAMKSRKELAQILAEIISSRREKKQDFKDLLGSFMDEKSGLSDEQIADNVIGVIFAARDTTASVLTWIVKYLGENINVLESVIEEQESILKNKEENGEEKSLKWEDTKNMVITSRVIQETLRVASILSFTFREAVEDVEYQGYLIPKGWKVLPLFRNIHHSPNNFKDPEKFDPSRFEAATKPNTFMPFGSGVHACPGNELAKLEILVLLHHLTTKYRWSVEGTKDGIQYGPFALPQNGLPITLYPKK from the exons ATGGAACTTAGTATCATGTTATGTTTCTTTAGTTCTATTCTCTTCATTGTTCTCTTTAGAATATTCATCAAACCATTGGTCTCCAAAAGACAACACTTGCCACTTCCACCTGGTTCAATGGGTTGGCCTTACATAGGAGAAACTTTTCAACTATATTCTCAAGACCCAAGTGTTTTCTTTGCATCAAAAATCAAAAG GTATGGTTCTATGTTCAAGTCTCACATTTTGGGGTGTCCTTGTGTCATGATTTCAAGCCCTGAAGCTGCTAAATTTGTGTTGAATAAAGCTCAACTTTTCAAGCCAACATTTCCTGCTAGCAAAGAGAGGATGTTGGGAAAACAAGCTATCTTTTTTCATCAAGGAGAGTATCATGCTAACTTGAGAAGACTTGTTCTTCGCACTTTCATGCCAGAAGCCATCAAGAATATTGTTCCTGACATTGAATCCATTGCTGAAGATTCTCTTAAATCAATGGAAGGACGTTCAATCACCACTTTCCTTGAAATGAAAACG TTCACATTCAATGTTGCTCTGCTTTCAATTTTCGGAAAAGATGAAATTCACTACAGAGAGCGTTTGAAGCAGTGTTACTACACACTTGAGAAAGGGTATAATTCAATGCCAATAAACCTTCCTGGAACACTCTTCCACAAAGCTATGAAATCAAGGAAAGAGCTTGCACAGATCTTGGCTGAGATAATCTCAAGTAGGAGAGAGAAGAAACAAGATTTCAAAGACTTGTTAGGTTCATTCATGGATGAAAAATCAGGACTGAGTGATGAACAGATAGCAGATAATGTGATAGGAGTTATTTTTGCAGCTCGTGATACCACAGCTAGTGTGCTTACGTGGATTGTGAAGTACCTTGGTGAAAATATCAATGTCCTAGAATCAGTGATT GAGGAACAAGAATCTATATTGAAGAACAAGGaagaaaatggtgaagaaaagaGTCTTAAATGGGAAGATACTAAGAACATGGTTATAACTTCAAGGGTTATTCAAGAGACTCTTAGAGTTGCTTCAATTTTGTCTTTCACTTTTAGAGAAGCtgttgaagatgttgaatatCAAG GATATCTTATACCAAAAGGGTGGAAAGTATTACCTTTGTTTAGGAATATACACCATAGTCCAAACAACTTTAAAGATCCAGAAAAGTTTGATCCTTCAAGATTTGAG GCTGCTACAAAACCCAATACTTTTATGCCATTTGGAAGTGGAGTCCATGCTTGTCCCGGCAATGAATTAGCCAAGTTGGAGATTTTGGTCCTTTTACATCATCTTACCACAAAATATAG GTGGTCTGTGGAAGGTACAAAGGATGGGATTCAATATGGTCCCTTTGCTCTTCCCCAAAATGGATTGCCCATCACACTATATCCAAAAAAATAG